A single Echinimonas agarilytica DNA region contains:
- a CDS encoding methyltransferase domain-containing protein, whose protein sequence is MRPAVTNKALRAPSDWQAMTHGDFLQQQISSAVEEWLPRLIGYYMLTLGPLAKGLDLSASSCRHQLTVHDQKDADLITHLHQLPFQTDSVDACVLPLCLDFSSDPHQMLREAHRIVIPDGHLLIAGCNPLSLLMLGKLSPSHRKVAPWNGRFFTSHRMKDWLQLLGCEVVAEQTTGYSSLMGKHTRHEGFHQFGQKFAPWAGSIYLILAKKREVPLTPIRPSWQTSRQMKPVNVLSGAGVAGRGFRQLRR, encoded by the coding sequence ATGAGACCAGCCGTTACAAATAAAGCGCTGCGAGCGCCTTCTGATTGGCAAGCCATGACGCACGGAGATTTTCTGCAACAACAAATTTCCAGTGCTGTTGAGGAATGGTTGCCGAGGCTTATCGGCTATTACATGCTTACGCTTGGCCCGCTCGCAAAAGGACTGGACTTATCTGCAAGTTCTTGTCGGCACCAACTCACGGTGCATGACCAGAAAGATGCCGACTTAATCACCCATCTGCATCAACTGCCTTTTCAAACGGACTCTGTTGATGCGTGTGTTTTACCTTTGTGTCTCGACTTTTCTTCTGATCCGCATCAAATGCTGCGCGAAGCACATCGTATTGTGATTCCCGATGGTCATTTATTAATTGCCGGTTGTAATCCCTTAAGCTTGTTGATGCTTGGTAAGCTCAGCCCAAGCCACCGTAAAGTTGCACCGTGGAATGGACGTTTTTTTACCTCGCACCGAATGAAGGATTGGTTGCAATTATTGGGGTGTGAGGTTGTGGCTGAACAAACCACGGGTTACAGCAGCCTAATGGGAAAACACACTCGGCATGAAGGTTTTCATCAATTTGGTCAAAAGTTTGCGCCTTGGGCAGGCTCAATATATTTGATTTTGGCGAAGAAAAGAGAGGTGCCGTTGACACCCATTCGACCCAGTTGGCAAACATCACGTCAAATGAAACCTGTGAATGTTCTATCGGGCGCGGGTGTTGCCGGACGAGGATTTCGGCAGCTTCGTCGGTGA